In one window of Zhongshania aliphaticivorans DNA:
- a CDS encoding AraC family transcriptional regulator, with translation METVPTKFARSLLNLAAERGYDHSGILTSAGIAFNPLNTRSAAYQATISAMQYSKLYQQVMSLLQDEAFGLMLGHSVTPGAFRMMCYCIIGCENLDKAIKRACEFFRTFYDADAQIYLDTRKDSAIVGYGSVKKGFAGDRVDMADLYGLSIWHRFFCWLVGSNIELKEVRFAGQEPVGKARVEKYQQLFSCPVFYGQLRDEFVFDTRYLAYPLVHNEKTLKEFLRAAPYPLMVISGGRDDGSLVARVRAMIGHDFSQGFPSFERITEALNMSAPTLRRRLKKEGTTFQQLKDECRCDAATAYLGNSELSINAVAALMGFTDPSAFHRCFKKWTGMTPGEYRQQEADNNH, from the coding sequence ATGGAAACCGTGCCAACTAAGTTTGCACGGTCATTGCTTAATCTTGCCGCTGAACGCGGTTATGACCACAGTGGAATATTAACAAGCGCTGGAATCGCTTTTAATCCCTTGAATACACGTTCTGCAGCTTATCAGGCAACGATTTCCGCCATGCAGTACAGCAAGTTATATCAACAAGTAATGAGTCTTCTGCAGGATGAGGCTTTTGGCTTAATGCTTGGTCACAGTGTGACGCCTGGTGCGTTTCGTATGATGTGCTACTGCATTATTGGTTGTGAAAATTTAGACAAAGCTATTAAAAGGGCCTGTGAGTTTTTTAGAACGTTTTACGATGCGGATGCACAAATCTATTTAGACACTCGTAAAGATAGTGCAATTGTTGGCTATGGCAGTGTTAAGAAAGGGTTTGCCGGAGACCGAGTTGATATGGCGGACCTCTATGGTTTGTCTATTTGGCATCGTTTTTTTTGCTGGCTAGTGGGAAGTAATATCGAGCTTAAAGAAGTGCGATTTGCAGGCCAAGAGCCTGTGGGCAAAGCGCGAGTTGAAAAATATCAGCAGTTGTTTTCTTGTCCTGTATTTTACGGCCAGTTACGTGACGAGTTTGTCTTTGATACCCGGTATTTAGCTTACCCCCTTGTTCACAATGAGAAGACGTTAAAGGAGTTCTTACGTGCTGCGCCTTATCCATTAATGGTCATTAGCGGCGGCCGAGACGACGGCAGTTTGGTCGCGCGGGTACGCGCCATGATTGGCCATGACTTTTCACAGGGCTTCCCCAGTTTTGAACGCATAACCGAGGCCTTAAATATGTCGGCACCAACTTTACGACGGCGCCTTAAAAAAGAGGGTACTACCTTTCAGCAGCTTAAAGACGAATGCCGGTGTGATGCCGCTACTGCGTATTTGGGAAATTCGGAGTTGTCTATTAATGCTGTTGCTGCGTTGATGGGTTTTACTGATCCATCAGCATTTCATCGCTGTTTTAAAAAATGGACCGGCATGACGCCAGGTGAATATCGTCAACAAGAGGCTGATAATAATCATTAA
- a CDS encoding acetyl-CoA C-acetyltransferase → MAEAFIYDAIRTPRGKGKRGGSLYEVKPIDLVVNLLEALKNKHNLDTSKVEDVILACGEPVKEQGQNIAKAALVYSSWDDVTTGAQLHRFCAGGLDAVNLAAAKVASGFEEMVAAGGVESMSRLGIGASGGATGDPWVAMKSYFISQGLGADMIATMDGFSREDVDRYALMSQQRAAFAQKNGYFTSIVPVTDFNGVTILDHDEFIRADTSLEGLSKLKPAFQMFDDFGHGGVARLKYPALENIDCVHTPGNSSGIVDGASLVLVGSESAGKAENLEPRARIISCAVVGSEPTIMLAGPVPATEKALKKAGLTVDDIDLFELNEAFASVVLRYQRELNIPDEKINVNGGAIAMGHPIGATGAMILGVLLDELERRNLKRGLVSLCAGGGIGIATIIERV, encoded by the coding sequence ATGGCAGAAGCATTTATATATGATGCAATCCGTACTCCGCGGGGTAAAGGAAAGCGCGGCGGTTCGCTTTATGAAGTAAAGCCCATAGATTTGGTGGTTAACCTTCTTGAGGCATTAAAGAATAAACATAATTTAGATACATCAAAAGTAGAAGACGTCATTTTAGCTTGCGGTGAGCCAGTAAAAGAACAGGGTCAAAATATTGCCAAAGCCGCATTGGTATATTCAAGCTGGGATGACGTGACTACCGGCGCGCAGTTACACCGCTTTTGTGCTGGTGGCTTAGATGCAGTCAACTTGGCAGCAGCCAAAGTGGCTTCGGGATTTGAGGAAATGGTCGCTGCCGGCGGTGTGGAGTCTATGTCTCGGCTTGGTATTGGCGCCAGTGGTGGGGCAACGGGTGATCCTTGGGTGGCCATGAAAAGCTATTTTATTTCCCAAGGCTTGGGTGCAGATATGATTGCAACCATGGATGGGTTTAGCCGCGAAGATGTTGATCGCTACGCCCTCATGTCACAACAACGTGCCGCATTTGCGCAAAAGAATGGGTATTTTACCTCGATAGTCCCTGTCACAGATTTTAACGGTGTGACGATTCTTGATCATGATGAATTTATCCGAGCGGACACCTCGTTAGAGGGTTTGTCTAAGCTCAAGCCTGCCTTTCAGATGTTTGATGATTTTGGCCATGGCGGGGTAGCAAGGTTGAAATACCCAGCGTTAGAAAATATTGACTGTGTGCATACCCCGGGTAATTCCTCTGGCATTGTCGATGGCGCGAGTCTGGTGCTGGTGGGTAGCGAGTCAGCGGGAAAGGCGGAAAATCTAGAACCCAGAGCCAGAATTATAAGCTGTGCAGTTGTGGGTAGTGAACCCACGATCATGTTAGCCGGGCCCGTACCAGCAACAGAAAAAGCGCTTAAGAAAGCGGGGTTAACGGTAGACGATATTGACTTATTTGAACTTAATGAAGCCTTTGCTTCTGTAGTGTTGCGTTATCAACGCGAGCTAAATATTCCCGATGAAAAAATAAATGTGAACGGGGGCGCCATTGCCATGGGACATCCAATTGGAGCTACCGGCGCAATGATTTTAGGTGTCTTACTCGATGAACTAGAGCGCCGTAATTTAAAAAGAGGTTTGGTCTCTTTATGTGCTGGCGGTGGTATTGGTATCGCGACCATTATTGAGCGGGTGTAA
- a CDS encoding 3-hydroxyacyl-CoA dehydrogenase NAD-binding domain-containing protein: protein MTYIRLQKDSDGIVELIFDQPGKAVNTMGRDYDVAMRSAVAELVDMVAEGEVKGVYVRSCKPQQFFAGGDIKEMLAMDLTPSAEEKTKMYEGIMATKAPLRQLETLGVPVAVGINGPALGGGFEIALACHYRVAISGVQLGLPEAMIGLMPGAGGVVRMTYLLGMQEAIGLISQGRRLKANKALEKGLLHELADDEADMHAKAKAWIKLNSGAKQPWDEEGYAMPGGGPDDAANQGLTFFGPANVMVQTKNLMPAQNAIFACVVDSARVDFDTAQKIEGRYFLSLLLDQTARNMMTAFFVQMEALNNGVSRPNITERFKCKQLGIIGAGQMGAGIATAAAQKGIRVVLKDMNEENADKGLSYAQAFFAKGVKKGKLSETQALEYMSRIKPTAEYADLADCDMVIEAVFEDRGVKAAVTEECEAVMKDGSVFASNTSALPISELAQASKNADRFIGMHFFSPAEKMPLVEIVCGVKTSDESLAKAFDLAQQLGKTPIVVNDGPGFFTTRVISKTVTQGASMLEEGVNPVLIESAARDNGSPVGPLAAIDEISQETAYKNGQQAKADAVAQGKQWQDNAASRILDRMVNEFGRRGKIHGGGYYEYPASGKKYLWPGLKAAFSAADYTEIPYQDIKDRLTFSQCLEAVRAMEEGVIKNVGDGNMGSIMGIGFPAQTGGVFQAINAYGLNDFIQRAQDLELRYGSDFNVPALLLSRAELDESFH, encoded by the coding sequence ATGACATATATTCGTTTGCAAAAAGATAGCGACGGTATTGTAGAGTTGATTTTTGATCAGCCGGGTAAGGCGGTTAATACCATGGGGCGTGACTATGACGTTGCTATGCGTAGCGCGGTTGCTGAATTAGTAGATATGGTCGCTGAAGGTGAAGTAAAGGGGGTTTACGTGCGCAGCTGCAAGCCCCAGCAGTTTTTTGCTGGCGGCGATATTAAAGAAATGTTGGCAATGGATTTAACACCTAGCGCTGAAGAAAAAACCAAGATGTATGAAGGGATTATGGCCACAAAGGCGCCGTTACGTCAGTTGGAAACCTTGGGTGTACCGGTGGCGGTGGGTATCAATGGGCCAGCTCTGGGGGGTGGCTTTGAAATTGCTTTAGCCTGCCATTACCGAGTGGCTATCTCGGGTGTTCAGCTTGGCTTACCGGAAGCGATGATTGGTTTAATGCCAGGAGCGGGTGGTGTTGTAAGAATGACGTATCTGCTAGGGATGCAAGAAGCTATTGGTCTGATTAGTCAAGGTCGGCGTTTAAAGGCAAATAAGGCATTAGAGAAAGGCTTGTTACATGAGTTGGCTGATGACGAAGCAGACATGCATGCCAAGGCAAAGGCGTGGATAAAGTTAAACTCAGGGGCTAAGCAGCCATGGGATGAAGAAGGCTATGCCATGCCAGGTGGTGGTCCTGATGATGCGGCTAACCAGGGCTTAACGTTCTTTGGCCCCGCCAATGTCATGGTGCAAACAAAGAATTTAATGCCAGCTCAAAATGCTATTTTTGCCTGTGTAGTCGACAGTGCTAGAGTCGATTTTGATACTGCGCAAAAGATTGAAGGCCGGTATTTTTTAAGCCTGCTATTAGACCAAACGGCGCGGAATATGATGACCGCGTTCTTTGTTCAAATGGAAGCCCTGAATAACGGCGTGAGTCGTCCGAATATCACCGAACGTTTTAAATGTAAGCAGCTCGGTATTATCGGTGCGGGTCAAATGGGGGCGGGAATAGCGACCGCCGCGGCGCAGAAAGGCATTCGCGTTGTGCTCAAAGATATGAATGAAGAAAATGCTGACAAGGGCTTGTCTTATGCTCAGGCCTTCTTCGCTAAGGGGGTTAAAAAAGGAAAACTGAGCGAAACCCAGGCGCTTGAATATATGTCTAGAATTAAGCCTACAGCAGAGTATGCGGACCTTGCTGATTGCGATATGGTTATTGAGGCGGTATTTGAAGATAGAGGTGTTAAAGCCGCAGTGACGGAGGAGTGTGAAGCGGTTATGAAAGATGGGAGCGTGTTTGCATCTAATACTTCTGCGCTACCAATTTCTGAGTTGGCGCAGGCAAGTAAAAATGCAGATCGTTTCATTGGAATGCACTTTTTCTCACCGGCGGAAAAAATGCCTTTAGTAGAAATTGTTTGCGGTGTGAAAACCTCTGATGAGAGCTTGGCCAAGGCGTTTGACTTGGCTCAGCAATTGGGTAAAACCCCCATTGTTGTCAATGACGGACCAGGTTTTTTCACCACTCGGGTGATCAGCAAAACTGTTACCCAAGGTGCAAGCATGTTAGAAGAGGGTGTTAACCCTGTGCTGATAGAATCTGCTGCACGTGATAATGGTTCGCCGGTTGGCCCCTTGGCCGCGATTGATGAAATAAGCCAAGAAACGGCATATAAAAATGGCCAACAGGCTAAAGCAGATGCTGTGGCACAGGGAAAGCAATGGCAGGATAATGCCGCATCACGGATTCTTGATCGAATGGTCAATGAATTTGGGCGGCGAGGAAAAATTCACGGAGGAGGGTATTACGAATATCCTGCCAGTGGGAAAAAATATTTATGGCCCGGACTTAAGGCTGCTTTTTCGGCAGCGGATTACACTGAGATACCCTATCAAGATATTAAAGATAGATTAACCTTCAGTCAGTGTCTTGAAGCTGTAAGGGCAATGGAAGAAGGGGTAATAAAGAACGTCGGCGACGGCAATATGGGTTCGATTATGGGGATTGGTTTTCCAGCACAAACTGGCGGGGTATTTCAGGCAATTAATGCGTATGGCTTAAATGATTTTATTCAACGCGCTCAAGACTTAGAGTTACGTTATGGTAGCGACTTTAATGTGCCTGCTTTATTACTTAGTCGTGCAGAGCTTGATGAGAGTTTTCACTAG
- a CDS encoding EAL domain-containing protein, producing the protein MKYFPYFQPIIDINKMSIVGYEALGRVRADNGDAVSVGAMFGDASFNRRDLLAMDRSVREQAISYFSKSPQDVFLSLNLSPEWMDYIADSVPVPTLDMVEKWGVEPSRVVIEFVEGAGDNDNMQRLLARYRAAGMRVAIDDFGSGFSHLDRIIALEPDILKLDMNLFKRAMAGGVSQEVVQSIAYLARRTGSKLLCEGVETEQEFYYALECGARYMQGYFFWPALPEFIDVDSPKELVRPLLASFVNQNVDNEKQRIQYMTNMESYFLSVQAAVNGRSLEYAALAEAPAGLLRVFLCDDCGEQISPNYEVVNQTDGRVWQQDHVDLGSNWSMRPYFYQALAAKQLQQNTHIASSPYRDIRTGYLCQTIAMFLTENRMLFADIKCLDEAN; encoded by the coding sequence GTGAAATATTTTCCTTATTTTCAGCCAATTATTGATATTAATAAAATGTCTATTGTCGGCTACGAGGCGCTTGGTAGAGTACGTGCCGATAATGGCGATGCGGTTTCTGTGGGAGCTATGTTCGGAGACGCGAGCTTTAACCGTCGTGATTTATTAGCGATGGATCGGAGTGTCAGAGAGCAGGCTATTTCTTATTTTTCAAAAAGTCCTCAAGATGTTTTTTTATCCCTAAATTTATCGCCCGAGTGGATGGATTATATTGCTGACTCTGTGCCAGTGCCAACACTGGATATGGTTGAAAAGTGGGGGGTAGAGCCCTCACGAGTGGTAATTGAATTTGTTGAAGGTGCAGGTGATAACGATAACATGCAGCGATTATTAGCGCGTTATCGGGCCGCTGGAATGCGGGTTGCCATTGATGATTTTGGCTCTGGGTTTTCTCATTTGGATAGAATTATTGCCCTTGAACCAGACATCCTTAAATTGGACATGAATTTATTTAAGCGTGCCATGGCGGGTGGTGTGTCTCAGGAAGTGGTGCAAAGTATTGCCTATTTGGCACGGCGCACGGGCAGTAAATTATTGTGTGAAGGTGTTGAAACAGAACAAGAGTTTTATTATGCCTTGGAGTGCGGAGCACGATATATGCAAGGCTACTTTTTCTGGCCGGCACTGCCTGAGTTTATCGATGTTGATTCCCCCAAAGAGCTGGTTCGGCCGCTATTAGCGAGTTTTGTAAATCAGAATGTTGATAATGAAAAACAGCGCATCCAGTACATGACAAATATGGAGTCATATTTTCTATCTGTACAAGCTGCGGTAAACGGCAGAAGCCTGGAATATGCGGCGTTGGCAGAGGCGCCAGCGGGCTTGTTGCGGGTGTTTTTGTGTGATGATTGTGGCGAACAGATATCGCCAAATTACGAGGTAGTTAATCAAACTGATGGCCGTGTTTGGCAACAAGACCATGTAGATTTGGGTTCAAATTGGTCTATGCGACCCTATTTTTATCAGGCTCTTGCGGCTAAACAATTACAACAGAACACCCACATTGCCTCGTCGCCCTATCGGGATATACGCACGGGTTATTTGTGTCAAACCATTGCAATGTTCTTAACAGAAAATCGAATGTTATTCGCAGACATTAAGTGTTTGGATGAGGCTAATTGA
- a CDS encoding gamma-glutamylcyclotransferase family protein, translating into MTVVFTYGSLMCDDIMAAVTGSDTLLNEAAVLAGYKRYAILDEAFPAVVAEPLASVVGKVYTGVDETNLARLDAFEGEWYSRKSLQVRGVDEQSINAEVYVLRPEYSSVLAPWSWSYEYFLEHGRQAFMAQYIGYQRLFDR; encoded by the coding sequence ATGACAGTCGTTTTTACCTACGGTAGCTTGATGTGTGACGACATTATGGCCGCGGTAACTGGCAGTGACACGCTGCTAAATGAAGCAGCTGTTTTAGCGGGCTATAAGCGCTATGCGATACTTGATGAGGCTTTTCCTGCGGTTGTTGCAGAGCCTTTGGCGAGCGTTGTTGGTAAAGTTTACACTGGGGTTGATGAGACAAACTTGGCGCGATTAGATGCCTTTGAAGGCGAATGGTATTCGCGTAAATCTCTTCAGGTAAGGGGTGTTGATGAGCAAAGCATTAACGCTGAAGTGTATGTTTTAAGACCAGAATATAGCAGTGTGTTAGCGCCTTGGTCATGGAGCTATGAATATTTCTTAGAACATGGAAGGCAGGCTTTTATGGCGCAATATATTGGCTATCAGCGCCTGTTTGATCGGTAA
- a CDS encoding 2Fe-2S iron-sulfur cluster-binding protein, producing the protein MPYLHYQNQIYSCLEDESVLDTLLRHKVSIPYGCRSGACQACMLQTDSKSIPAESTQGLSSQHIRQGHFLACRCIPKDDMTLSCVDLAAQKIPATVGEKFLLDDKTLCLRLHSRIRWLAGQYITLWLNDAARCYSIASVARLDPFIELHIHLHQNGLISKQLLNTAEVGDTLEIQGPLGDFSYRSEQADQKLLLVGAGTGIAPLIGIARDALNHNHTAEIEIISVSSDGHCYAEQQLHALQNDNPQFSFETCPKNELNAKLTTLKSDLRNQRIYLCGGENFVTTTRKKCFMLGASPRNIICEEYINFTDQTGADSQYIAP; encoded by the coding sequence ATGCCTTATTTACACTATCAAAATCAAATATACAGCTGTCTCGAAGACGAGTCTGTTTTAGACACCCTGCTACGCCATAAAGTAAGTATTCCCTATGGCTGTCGCTCTGGTGCATGTCAAGCCTGCATGCTTCAAACCGACAGCAAGAGTATACCTGCAGAGTCTACACAAGGCCTAAGTAGCCAGCACATTCGTCAAGGCCACTTTTTAGCCTGCCGCTGTATTCCCAAGGATGACATGACCTTAAGTTGTGTGGATTTAGCCGCACAAAAAATACCCGCCACGGTTGGCGAAAAATTTCTCCTTGATGATAAAACCTTATGTCTACGGCTTCACAGCCGCATTCGCTGGCTTGCAGGCCAGTACATTACACTTTGGCTAAATGATGCAGCCCGCTGTTATTCAATAGCTAGCGTGGCACGCCTAGACCCCTTTATAGAGCTGCATATCCACCTTCATCAAAATGGTCTTATCAGTAAACAGTTACTCAATACCGCTGAAGTGGGAGACACGCTAGAAATTCAAGGACCTTTAGGCGACTTCAGCTACCGCTCAGAACAAGCAGATCAAAAACTGCTACTGGTCGGCGCAGGTACCGGAATTGCTCCCCTGATCGGCATAGCCCGTGATGCCCTCAACCACAATCACACCGCTGAGATTGAAATCATCAGTGTCAGCTCAGATGGCCATTGTTATGCTGAACAGCAATTACACGCACTCCAAAATGACAATCCTCAATTCTCTTTTGAAACATGCCCAAAAAATGAGTTAAATGCCAAACTCACCACACTCAAGTCAGATTTACGAAACCAACGAATATACCTTTGTGGAGGGGAAAACTTTGTCACCACAACCCGCAAAAAGTGTTTTATGTTAGGGGCGTCACCGAGAAATATTATTTGCGAAGAGTATATTAATTTTACCGATCAAACAGGCGCTGATAGCCAATATATTGCGCCATAA
- a CDS encoding class I SAM-dependent methyltransferase: protein MKSSDYDSEILSSWQKNAEPWTCAVRDGEIYSRVTVTDAAIIKAVMDASPKRVLDLGCGEGWLVRALADVNIDAVGMDGIPALIDNARALGGDFRQMSFQAFAMNGWSDEVDCAVFNFSLLGETIVADVLRVIPLILSTNGQCIIQTLHPAYVAEPYIDGWREGCWSGFSERFSEAAPWYFRTLSSWLSLFSDSRLQLIAMHEPINPETAKPASVIFVLKVKS from the coding sequence ATGAAAAGCAGTGATTACGATAGTGAGATTCTTAGTTCATGGCAGAAAAATGCTGAGCCATGGACCTGTGCGGTGAGAGACGGTGAAATATATAGTCGAGTGACCGTTACCGATGCGGCGATTATAAAGGCAGTAATGGACGCATCGCCAAAACGTGTTCTGGATTTGGGGTGTGGTGAGGGTTGGCTGGTTCGTGCTCTGGCAGATGTGAATATTGACGCAGTTGGTATGGATGGGATACCGGCGTTAATTGATAATGCGCGAGCATTGGGTGGTGATTTTCGTCAGATGTCCTTTCAAGCGTTTGCGATGAATGGTTGGTCAGATGAAGTTGATTGTGCAGTGTTTAATTTTTCTTTACTGGGTGAAACGATAGTAGCTGATGTACTCCGGGTGATTCCCTTAATACTAAGCACCAACGGTCAGTGTATTATTCAGACACTTCATCCTGCGTATGTGGCGGAGCCATATATTGATGGTTGGCGAGAGGGGTGTTGGTCGGGCTTTAGCGAACGATTTAGTGAAGCTGCGCCGTGGTATTTCCGCACTTTATCGTCATGGTTAAGTTTATTTTCTGACTCGAGGTTACAGTTAATTGCGATGCATGAGCCTATTAACCCCGAAACAGCTAAGCCAGCGTCAGTGATATTTGTTTTAAAGGTAAAATCTTAG
- a CDS encoding NINE protein: MNNTHSKVVGYILWIFGFMGAHRFYYGKPISGTIYFFTLGVFLIGWLIDLFLIPSMDRSADSTYASGTTSYTMTWVLLTFLGIFGLHRFYMGKWFTAILYLLTGGLFLLGIIYDYWTLNQQISEKNSSLFS, from the coding sequence ATGAATAATACCCATAGTAAAGTAGTTGGCTATATTTTATGGATATTTGGCTTTATGGGGGCGCATCGTTTTTACTACGGTAAACCTATAAGCGGAACGATCTATTTTTTTACCTTGGGTGTGTTTTTAATCGGTTGGCTCATCGATCTATTTCTTATTCCTAGCATGGATCGCAGTGCAGATTCGACATACGCATCGGGAACTACAAGTTATACGATGACTTGGGTGCTATTAACCTTTTTAGGGATATTTGGTTTACATCGTTTTTATATGGGTAAGTGGTTCACGGCAATTTTATATTTATTGACCGGCGGACTGTTTTTACTCGGTATCATTTATGACTATTGGACCTTGAATCAACAGATTAGTGAGAAAAATTCCTCTTTATTTTCCTAA
- a CDS encoding glycosyltransferase, whose translation MMDLIGVFKARGAQITFASAAQRGEHSVDLEAQGVVTASISLNCSSFDSFVAELKPEVVIFDRFFTEEQFGWRVERSCASALRILDTEDLHCLRHARHQALKQGRQVQREDFFGELAQREIAAIWRCDLSLIISDYEFNLLQHTFGVAKDVLHYLPLLALRDAYDVSEWRRFSDRQHCVVIGNFRHAPNWDAVQYLRSQIWPKIRKSIPTLECHIYGAYPPPKALQLHSEKLGFLVKGWATDAAAVVEGARLCLAPLRFGAGQKGKLLEAMECGTPSITSDIGAEGMHGEMPWCGAIVKDSAQFAEDFAAAVLRFYEDQAAWQAAQLQGRALIASRFSRNAHLAQFEQRIDELLPQLERHRMLHFNSVMLRHQTLKSHQYMSQWIEAKNRLAAVDGDVL comes from the coding sequence ATGATGGATTTGATTGGGGTATTCAAAGCGCGTGGCGCTCAGATTACTTTTGCGAGTGCCGCCCAGCGTGGTGAGCATAGTGTTGATCTTGAGGCGCAGGGTGTTGTCACCGCCAGTATCTCCTTAAATTGTTCTAGCTTCGATAGCTTTGTGGCTGAATTAAAACCAGAGGTGGTCATCTTTGACCGTTTTTTTACCGAAGAACAGTTTGGCTGGCGCGTTGAGCGCAGCTGTGCCTCAGCTTTACGCATACTCGACACTGAAGATTTACACTGTTTGCGCCACGCCAGGCATCAAGCCTTAAAACAAGGGCGGCAGGTTCAGCGCGAAGACTTCTTTGGCGAATTGGCACAGCGAGAAATTGCGGCAATTTGGCGTTGTGATTTAAGTCTTATTATTTCCGACTATGAGTTCAATCTTCTGCAGCATACTTTTGGGGTGGCCAAAGACGTGTTGCATTATTTGCCGTTGCTGGCATTGCGTGATGCTTACGATGTGAGTGAGTGGCGACGTTTTTCTGATCGTCAACATTGTGTTGTTATCGGTAATTTTCGGCACGCGCCAAATTGGGATGCCGTTCAATATTTACGATCTCAGATATGGCCAAAAATTCGTAAATCAATCCCCACGCTTGAATGTCATATTTACGGCGCTTACCCGCCGCCAAAAGCCTTGCAGCTACACAGTGAGAAACTAGGCTTTTTAGTTAAAGGTTGGGCTACCGACGCTGCCGCCGTGGTTGAGGGGGCGCGTTTATGTTTGGCACCATTGCGGTTTGGCGCTGGTCAGAAAGGAAAGTTACTTGAGGCGATGGAGTGCGGAACACCGTCTATTACCAGTGATATTGGCGCTGAGGGTATGCATGGAGAGATGCCTTGGTGTGGGGCTATTGTGAAAGACTCCGCGCAATTTGCAGAGGATTTTGCGGCTGCAGTGCTGCGGTTTTATGAAGACCAAGCTGCTTGGCAAGCTGCGCAACTACAAGGGCGGGCGCTCATTGCTTCGCGTTTTTCTCGTAATGCGCATTTGGCGCAGTTTGAACAGCGAATTGATGAATTACTCCCCCAGCTTGAGCGACACAGAATGCTGCATTTTAACAGCGTGATGCTCCGCCACCAAACACTGAAAAGCCACCAGTATATGTCGCAGTGGATCGAGGCAAAAAACCGCTTGGCCGCGGTAGATGGCGATGTTTTATGA
- a CDS encoding amidohydrolase family protein, with protein sequence MQHMIFDAHLHIIDPVFPLVSNDGYIPEAFTVDDYVGQTASLGVGGGAVVSGSFQTFDQSYLVTALAALGPTFVGVTQLPFSVSDEDLILLAGHGVRAVRFNLRRGGSETSEHLCEFAHRIYDLLGWHIEIYADCKTLDSLAGKLCQLPAVSIDHLGLSKAGLPLLYQLAENGVRVKATGFGRVDFAVSQAIRRLYDINPDALMFGTDLPSTRSPRAFNPVDIEIIGNALGDAATKKVLWDNAAAFYRLGV encoded by the coding sequence ATGCAGCACATGATTTTTGATGCGCATTTACACATAATTGATCCGGTCTTTCCACTGGTTAGCAATGACGGGTATATTCCAGAGGCTTTCACTGTTGACGACTACGTAGGTCAAACGGCGTCGCTAGGAGTAGGTGGTGGCGCGGTAGTGTCGGGGTCATTTCAAACCTTTGATCAAAGTTATCTAGTGACCGCATTAGCCGCATTGGGACCTACTTTTGTAGGGGTAACGCAGCTCCCTTTTTCGGTGAGTGATGAAGATTTAATCCTATTGGCGGGGCACGGTGTTAGAGCCGTTCGCTTTAATTTACGGCGAGGTGGCTCTGAAACGAGTGAGCATCTATGCGAGTTCGCGCACCGTATTTATGATCTACTGGGTTGGCATATTGAAATTTATGCTGATTGTAAAACATTAGATAGTCTTGCCGGTAAATTGTGTCAGCTACCGGCTGTTAGTATTGATCATCTTGGCCTGTCAAAGGCAGGTTTACCGCTACTGTATCAGCTTGCTGAAAATGGTGTCAGGGTAAAGGCTACGGGGTTTGGCAGGGTGGATTTTGCCGTCAGTCAAGCCATCAGGCGTTTATATGATATTAACCCTGATGCCCTGATGTTTGGTACCGACCTACCCTCCACTCGATCTCCACGCGCGTTTAATCCAGTGGATATTGAAATTATTGGCAATGCGCTTGGGGATGCTGCAACAAAGAAGGTGCTGTGGGATAATGCGGCCGCTTTTTATCGACTTGGCGTGTGA